One region of Intestinimonas massiliensis (ex Afouda et al. 2020) genomic DNA includes:
- a CDS encoding DUF2828 family protein, with product MLKFLKKEANMTYTENGAATYRSTQSECLDLFATIGALRRESDEEITNRFLRAYAEDSDLAMKTLFFARDIRGGIGERRVFRTILKWLAANEPQSLEKNIQYIAEYGRYDDLLALMSTTCEGKALQQIKKQLTADCAALEAGDSISLLAKWLPSVNASNDDTVRQAKRIARAMGMNDAQYRKTLSALRAKIGIIENNLRKKDYTFDYSKQPSKAMFKYRQAFMRNDGERYGNFMNRVAEGVEQIHTGALTPYEMIKPFFNRGSISDAERTAIDATWKAQEDFTGEENALVVIDGSGSMYGGADPIPATVALSLGIYYAERNTGAFQNHFITFSENPKLVEIKGKDIYEKVRYCHQFNEVANTNIQRVFELILKTAVKNRVPQKDMPAKIYIISDMEFDYCTEDCSLTNFEYARQLFAEHGYHLPEVVFWNVASRNQQQPVKVNDKGVALVSGCNPRIFSMLKAGILSPYAFMMNVLGSERYAAIVA from the coding sequence ATGCTTAAGTTTCTGAAAAAAGAGGCGAACATGACCTATACCGAGAATGGCGCAGCTACATATCGTTCCACCCAGTCTGAATGTTTGGATCTGTTTGCAACGATCGGTGCGCTGCGTAGAGAAAGTGATGAGGAGATCACCAATCGCTTCCTCCGTGCCTATGCTGAGGATTCAGACCTGGCGATGAAGACCTTGTTCTTTGCACGTGATATCCGTGGTGGTATTGGTGAGCGCCGTGTGTTCCGTACCATCCTCAAGTGGTTGGCGGCCAATGAGCCCCAGTCTCTGGAGAAAAACATCCAGTACATTGCGGAGTATGGTCGTTACGATGACCTGCTGGCTCTGATGAGCACTACTTGCGAAGGTAAGGCCCTGCAGCAGATTAAAAAGCAGTTGACTGCAGATTGTGCAGCTTTGGAGGCCGGTGACTCTATATCCCTGCTGGCCAAGTGGCTGCCTTCTGTTAATGCATCCAATGATGATACTGTTCGTCAGGCAAAGCGTATTGCTCGTGCAATGGGTATGAACGATGCCCAGTACCGCAAGACGCTGAGTGCCCTGCGTGCGAAGATCGGCATCATTGAGAATAATCTTCGCAAAAAAGACTACACCTTCGATTACTCCAAGCAGCCCTCTAAGGCGATGTTCAAGTACCGTCAGGCTTTCATGCGGAATGATGGCGAGCGTTACGGCAACTTCATGAATCGAGTCGCAGAGGGGGTGGAGCAGATTCATACCGGTGCCCTGACTCCGTATGAGATGATCAAGCCCTTCTTCAATAGAGGCTCTATCTCCGATGCTGAGCGCACGGCTATCGATGCCACCTGGAAGGCCCAGGAGGATTTCACTGGCGAGGAGAACGCTCTGGTCGTCATTGATGGCTCCGGCTCCATGTATGGTGGTGCGGATCCCATTCCCGCAACTGTGGCGCTGTCTTTGGGTATCTACTATGCCGAGCGTAACACCGGCGCATTCCAAAACCATTTCATTACCTTCTCTGAGAATCCCAAGCTGGTTGAGATCAAGGGTAAGGATATCTATGAAAAGGTCCGTTACTGTCACCAGTTCAACGAGGTAGCCAACACGAATATCCAGCGTGTGTTCGAGCTGATCCTGAAGACTGCTGTGAAGAACCGGGTACCTCAGAAGGATATGCCTGCCAAGATCTACATCATCTCTGATATGGAGTTCGACTACTGTACCGAAGATTGTTCTTTGACCAACTTCGAGTATGCACGGCAACTCTTTGCAGAGCATGGCTACCACCTGCCTGAAGTGGTGTTCTGGAATGTGGCAAGCAGGAATCAGCAGCAGCCCGTAAAGGTCAATGATAAGGGCGTCGCACTGGTGTCTGGCTGCAACCCTCGCATCTTCTCCATGCTGAAGGCTGGTATCCTGTCGCCCTACGCCTTCATGATGAATGTGCTGGGTTCCGAGCGCTACGCAGCCATAGTGGCATAA